DNA sequence from the Neomonachus schauinslandi chromosome 16, ASM220157v2, whole genome shotgun sequence genome:
agcaggaaaaaatatgcaatggagaaaagacagtctcttcaataaatggtgctgggaaaattggacagccacatgcagaagaatgaaactagaccattctctaacaccatacacaaagataaactcaaaatggatgaaagacctcaatgtgagacaagaatccatcaaaatcctagaggaaaacacaggcagtaacctctttgacattggccacggcaacttctttccatctccaaaggctagtgaaacaaaagtgaaaatgaacttttgggacttcatcaagataataagcttctgcacagcaaaggaaacagtccacaaaacaaagaggcaacccacagaatcgaagaagatatttgcaagtgacactacagataaagggctggtatccaagatctataaagaacttctccagctcaacacccaaaaaacaaataagtcaaaaaatgggcagaagacatgaacagacacttctctgaagaagacatacaaatggctaacagacacatgaaaaaatgttcatcatcattagccatcagggaaattcaaatcaaaaccacattgagataccaccttacaccagttagaatggcaaaaatggacagggcaagaaacaatgAATGTGGAgagtttgtggagaaaggggaaccctcttacactgttggtgggaatgcaagttggtacagccactttggagaacagtgtggaggtgcctcaaaaaattaaaaatagagctaccctatgacccagcaattgcattactaggtatttaccccaaagatacagatgtagtgaaaagaagggccatatgcaccccaatgttcatagcagcaatgtccacaatagccaaactgtggaaggagccaagatgccttcaacagaatggataaagaagatgtggttcatatatacaatggaatattagccatcagaaaggatgaatacccaccatttgcatcaatatggatggaactggaggagattatgctatgtgaaataagtcaagcagagaaagacaattattatatggtttcactcatatgtggaacataaggaatagcatggaggacattaggagaaggaagggaaaactgaaagggggaaaatcagagggggagaggaaccatgagagactatggactctgggaacaatctgagggtttctgaggggtggggtggggaatggggtagcccagtgatgggtattaaggagggcatgtgttgggatgaacactgggtgttatatgcaaatattgaattagggaacactacatcaaagactaatgatgtactgtatggtgactaatataataaaaaaaaaaccctactactCTGAAGTAGGTACTGTGGCTACTTGAGGGTAATGGAACAGAAGCACAGAAAGTATCTAACTCACCCTACATCATCACATAGTAACAGAGCTCTAACAGAGACAGAGCTCAAAGTGAGACAATAAGATCCCAGCACCTACGTTACCTCCTACCATCTTCTATCCCTCAGCCTATAACTGTGCTCAGCTGATTTGAAATCAAGGCATCCAGTTCCCAGAGCATAAAAATTTATCTGAATAATTGACTTCTTATTTTCCACTCTGCCTCTAAGTCTTGTGAGGCTGGTCATTCATGTCGCTCTGTTTTCTGAAGGATAATTGTCCTTCCTCCTACAGAAGGGCAAGGCTACACAAGACTGTGTTTGGGGGTTGCTCTTACAAAGGCACTAATGGAAGGATAACTTTATTTGAGTCAATGTGAATATCTTCCTAAGTTTCAAAAGAGCCGGGAGAAGAAATATGCAGTTTCTAAAGGCAAGAAACTTCATTAGTAGATTTGACTCAATAGCAAGTCCTACACAAAGCAGACATTTTGTGGTTTgaaatagggaagaaaaagaagccagacagaactTAGATTCTGTCAGCTCTAGAGCCCatggctggttttttttttttttaagattatttatttatttgacagagagagagggaacacaagcagggggagtgggagggggggaagcaggcttcctgctgagcagggagcccgatgcgggactcgatcccaggaccctggggtcatgacctgagctgaaggcagacggttaacaactgagccactcaggcgccccatgcccATGGCTGTTTTAAGACGAGGTTATACCTTTGGTTTTATTAGTGGTGCTTGCCTCAATGaaagacatatttaaaattaacGACCTCATTGTAGAACTTGAAGCAACATGAGGAGGACAAGCCATTATAAAGCTAGTTTgtgattttcaaagaaaatccTCTGGGATTTTCTGAGGCTGTGTAGGATTAGTGCAATGGTCTTATCAAGGTAAGATAATCAAGCCATTATGTAGACACGGGCTCCTTACCACCCTGCTACTGAAGGAAGCGACCTGACTGAAGGCATCTTGTGATTTAAGCATCCCAGGAGTTACAGACCAGCAATGTTATGGGCCTGCTGTGATGAGCAGGACAGAAAGGAAAGTGGCAAAAAGCACCTGAAAGGAACGTTCATGAAAAGCATCAGTTTGCGTTTCGGATCAGAATGACCATAATCACACCTAAAGACATCCGTTGCCTTCTTCTCAGATGGGGGTGCTCCAAGAACCAAGCAGCCCAACTGTGGTTAATTACCTGTCATTTTAACATTGGCACCATTGCTGGTTTTAACCAAaccaatgttaaaaagaaaaagtaaaaatagagacTATTTTGACTTGGGATCTTGGATGGGATAGAGAGAGGAGGCTATTTGTGCAATCTCATTTTCATTCAAAGCAGCTCTTTGATGCCCTCCTGCAGGAGAAAGATTTAGGTAAACCAACATGTGGGCCTGTGTAAACACTTGgatgagagaagaaacaaaatcaggaTACGGACAAAGGGATAAGGTCTGTGGACTGCTGGTGATCTGCGAGGTGGAGAAATGTTCATGCCCAGCTGTCATGGTCCTAACGCCCCCTGGGGTGACTCGAGTTCATGGCTCTCTGCTAAATGGGGAAGGAATGTGAGGGAAAGTTAAGGGAATGTATAAAACAGACACCTCCAACAGGCAAGCCAGGAGTGCATTTTAGTCTGGCTCCGTATGCATGAGGATTTCAGATACTGATTTCGGATGACAACCTAGGGTTGAGGAGGGGCaagttgataaaataaatgtcagtctgtggcggggggggggggggggccttacACAGGACCATGAGCAGGGATCTTGGATTGTGACAGGAGGACTTCATAAGATAGCAGACTGGAGTTCTAATCCCACTCAAGCACGATTTTCTGAAACCAGGATCCTCAGCATGGATTCCTCAACATGGAAGATTACACGTAGCCACCAGGTGATAAATAGTATTTGGAAAGTCTTTATGAGCTGAGCTGATGTTACTTGAGCCTACATCAAGAATAGAAAAGCCTCATAACTGACTGGGGTAATTTCATTGTGTCAGTTGTGTTAGGCAGGTACCCATGATCACCGATGGGGGGCAGCTTTCAGAAACCTTGTTGAATCAACCTCTGACTTCACATCTTTAATGCCTTTCCATCTGTCATGCCAAATGGGACAATCCCATACAAATGGGCAACCTAGACAACCAACATGAGGACTGAAATAAGGTCGAACCATTTGCAAAAATTGCtcagttaaagaaaaaaggagacaagtCTCAAAACAAGGTCTAGTTCCAAAGACCCCACCCTTAATCTGAGCATTGTGCTCCCCACCTTGAATGGCAAGCCGGCAGAAGAAATTCTGgcaagaagaaaattctgacccTAAGCCACAGGGAGCAGGACACTCTGCCCTGTTCCTAATGCAGCAGGGGATGAGGCTGAAGACAGGGCACTAACAGAGTGAACAGGGCAGGTCCTTACCGGTCAGCCTGAGCCTCTGATTCCCACGCAGCATTGTTCTCCAGGAACATCCCCTTTTCTACCCGCAGCCACATTTTCTGCAAGTTTTCACAATGCTTGAGGCAGAATGCTGCGCGTACCATGTCCGAGGTATCTTGCAAATGCAGGGACACTTCCGTGACCTGGGCCATGGCCTCCTTCACAAGCAGCTCCTCTTGGGATTCGTAGAGACAGTACAAAATCTCCTTCGTGTCGGTCACCGAGGAGAAGGGTCTGTTCTCGGCGGACCTTATTCTGCATTCCAGTAGCTCCTGCTTGACCTCCGTGGACACCGGGCAGCCAAACGTGGTCCCCAGCTCCCTGGCCCTCTTTTCATTGGCGAGGCCGAATAGGAAGCGCCCCACGGGGGCCAGGTGGGGGTTCTTGAGTCCTTCTTCCTTGGACAGCAGCCTCTGCACACCCCCAATGTTCCAGCCGGGGCTCCCCACGTCTTGGTGGTCCTCGCTGCCCAGAACGTAGAGCGCAGCGGCCAGGAACTGCTGGACGCTCAGGTGGACGAAGCAGTAGCAGCCCTCACAGTCTCTGCCCTTCTGGAGGATGCTCCTGTCCAGGAAAGGGCGCAGGTCAGACTCGTCCATGCCCAGCCTGCGCAGGTCATGTCCATCAAACACCGAGGTCTGCGCCCACGTGCCCTCGGCGGCCAGCAGGCACAGGGCGCGCAGCGCAGCCCCAAGGTGTGGACCCGGGCAGCTGCCCCGCACAGGCGCGAACCGACTGCAGAGAAAGCACAGCAGCAGTGACGTGGTGGTCTGGCAGGTGGGGCGGGGGTCCTCGCCCTCGTCCATCTGCAGCCTCAGGCAGGTGCACACCATCCAGCACACGGCGGGCGCTGCGCCCATGCGGAACAGCGCCGCATTGCTCTTCATCAGGTGGAAAGCGCGCAGCGCCTGAGCCTCCCCTCCAAAGTGTCGCAGGAAATACGCCCTCCTGTCGCGTTCTGAGAGCCCTTCCATCTCCACCAAGAGTGGCCGCTCCACCAGGAACCGCAGCTCCCTCAGGGCCTCGGGCCGCGTGGTGACCAGTAGGGTGGCCGTGGGTAAGAGCTTTCTTGTCAGCAAGCTTCCCAGGAGGACAGGCGCAGGTCTCTGCGACCTCCAGTCGCCACACAGGTCCTGCAccagcgcccccacccccgaGGGCACGCGCAGCTCCTCAAAAGCATCAATGACGAACAGGAGTTTCTGCGCCTGGGCGAGGACCTGCGGAAGGGCATCCTGCAGGTCTGGGGCGCTCTCAGCCAGCAGCTCTGCGAAGGAGCACGTCCCCTTGCGGCTGAGCACCTTGCAGCTGAGATAGAAGGCGCGGGGGCAGGTCTGTGCGAGGTTGTCCTGTGTCCAGTCCAGCATGCACTTCTTGGCCAGAGTGGTCTTCCTGACGCCGGTGGGACCACCGTGTGTGGAAATGGCCCTGCAAGTATTTTAGGATTACAAAATGGGATCAGTGTCTCATATCTTTGGGTGACAGTGTGAATGTTTTCACTGGCTCCAGGCCAAAAGTTCTTCTTCCAGAGTTGCTGGACTTTCTCTTTGAAAATACTTCTATATTTATCCTGTTTACCTTCAGTGATAGGAGGTAGGGGATAGGAAGGATATAGCTGGttattcattagaaaaaaaaatactttgtgttaAGTAGGAAAGAGGCAATAGAGAAGTTTATAAAGAACTACCTGACACCAAGCTCATCCAGGAAGATAGGATACAGACCtggcttttctcctttgaaaacttcctttgcttcttctgggtttcttttttttttttttttttaaagattttatttatttatttgagagagagagatagtgacagagatagctagagagagcacaagaggggaggagaaggagaagcaggcccccagctgagcagggagcccgatgcggggcccgatcccaggaccctgggatcctgacctgagccgaaggcagacgcttaaccgactgagccacccaggcgccccttcttctgGGTTTCTGACATCTTCTTCCTGTACATGTGTAAGTGCTAcaagatacaaattaaaaatgagctTGACACAAAAACATGTGAATTTCTTTTACCAGAGATGTGGTGTTAAAGCAGGCTCCAAGGAGTGCAGAATCTAATCTCTGTCTATATCATGTGCTGGGAGGTGCAACAGCCAGGTTTATAGAGATGAACAGAGTAAATGACCTTCTAAACCAAGTCACCTGCCTCTCCTCTGTAGACCCACAACAAGAAATATTTGTTCTAGTTGCTCTACCAAAACTCAATGTGATCTATTGAAACTACTTGTCTATCCTTCCCGCTGGACTAGACTGTGCACCAGGATATCAGGAGATAGACCTTCATATGGCCCAACCCATTATAGCTGCTCAAGTATCTGAGTAAACAAGTGATGTCATGCCCATGTGGAATGCCAGACAATTCCTGAGTATCTGCCCAAGGTAAATGAAAACGTGCATGCCAAGACTAGCACATGAAGGTTCATAGCAGCGTTATACAAGGCAGttacaaagtagaaaaaattCAGACATCCACCAATGAACGGACAATCGAGTGTGGCATAACcacataatagaatattactctgTAATAAAAAGGGCCGAATCAGTGATACATGCAATAATATGGACaaacttcaaaaacattatgctaagtgatgaAAGATGACAGGAAAGACCACATgtgtccagaaaaggcaagtcTAGAGAGACAAAATAAAGTAAGGGTTGCCTGGAACTGGGGGACAGAGACCAGGGAGTGACCACACGTGGACATGAGGGAACTTTTTGGGTTGATGTAAATGTTGTAAAAtcagatagtggtgatggttgcaaaactcTGTACGTTTACTGAAAGTTAGTAGTAgcacatttaaaatgattgaaatttATGGATACATAGATTGTACTTCACTAGGGTCATTAACAAAAAATACTAGCAGGCTGACTTGAGCAACTCACTGACGTTAAACGGACCACAGAGCCTGTTCAGGAGAGTCACCCACCTATGGCACATCTCAACTTTCTCATCTGGGAGTTGAGATTACTAAAGTCTGAGCATCTGAgtttgaaaaatcaaagaaaaactccATACGGTACATAAATTTTCTGTGAACTACAGGAATTCCAGTTCTCTCCAATGGTCCTTTCCTTGCTTTGTTCTTAAGTGAGGGAGGAAGGCATTCTCTGTAAGACAACTGGTGATTATAAATAGTGGCAAAAATGAGGTTGGGGAGATGGAGCTCCCaaagggtgggggcagagaggacaCAACGGGGTGGGGTATGTGTCCCTTGGCTTGCTCCAACCCTGGGTGTTCTAAGACCAACCTGGCTCCTTTTCTTCTGCACACTGTTGGGTTTCTTCCAAGTTTGCACATTTTGGTTCTGGAGTCCTGGTGATCCCTGAGAAAAGAGGGGGCATTATAGGCTTGTCACTAGGTTAGTATTGAAACTTTTCACCGGGAGAGAGTGGGACTTCAAGAAGACTTATGTTTGACAACTGGGTCTCATACTTAAGCCCTGATGACATAAAAAGGACCTTAACATGCTACTGGAGATAAAGTGTGTCAAGCCACGATCTCAGGCTTCCATGCCTCTTCTGGCTTCCTATGGTGGCTTCTTATGCAGTTGAGAACACACAGTGAGTGTTCCATGGGAGGGAGGTGTATGCACAATAATCTCCAAAGGCCCAGTGAGCCACAAGACTGAAGAAAAAGGCTGACCAGTCCAGCTTGACAAGaaatggtttatttaaaaattttatttatttgacagagagagagcacaagcagggggagcagcaggcagagggggagagaagcaggctccccgctgagcagggagcctgatgaggggctctatcccaggaccttggaatcatgacttgagctgaaggaagatgcttaactgagccacccgggtgcccccaagAAATGGTTTATTAAGGGGACAGAAGTGTGTCTTGGGCAGCTCCAAGACCAGCATATCTCCATGACCCTGCTTTCATAGCCCTAGAGGCTGGGAGTACGAGCAGGGGTCCAACCAGGAGGAGGATGAGAGTGGGTGTGGGCCACAGTCCTATCTCCAGAGCAGGTCAAGGACGTTATGCCCTGAGCATGTACTTAAGGGTGTagttaaacaaaaggaaagactgtgaaagtgtgtgtgtgtgtgtgtgtgtgtgtgtgtgtgtgtttggggtgggggtggtggagcTCAAGAAGGCTGCAGGTCACAGAGTGCTCATCATGGTGGATTTATCCTAGGTGGAGCCAGTCAAGTTCACACGTGAGAGAAATGAGCAAGTGTGCACAATTACTCTGTCTTGAGGGCatcagaaagctttcagggattaatttcctggtttttgaTGAGGTAGATAAAACCACACTGTCCAGGGAGGGAATATAGGAACAGGGTGGAGTCCTGAAAGGAGAGGAAGTACTTTAAGCTCAAcactggataaagaagaggtgagtCTAGGAGAGTCCAGAAGAGATTCCCAGGAGGCAATTGGCTGTGGGCATCTAAAGTTCAGGGAAAATGCTGGTCTGAAGTTATCCTTTGGAAAGACTTCAGGCATAAATAGCCAGTAAGACTCCAAGGGATATCTACCAGGACCAGGATGCTGAGTGGTAAAATGGCCAGCCAGTCatccattttgaagatgaggcagaagaacaagaATTCTGAAAgagtggaagaaaaaataatcctcaaCAAGCAACAAGGCAAAGGCAACAAGGTCATAAAAGCCAAGGACAGGATTCTAAATGAAGAATTCTCTGTGCTTTTAGCCCAAACACTTAATGGAACAAATACCAACTTTTTAAGCAGGCAGTATTCCTTAAAGTACTGCCAAATGTAAGATCTGATGGACCACCAGTCTACCTTTGACCTTTATTTAGGTCATCATTGTGGAACCTTTTAACACACTTGTGTATTGGTAGAAGTCAGGACACCCGGGGTTGAGATTATCAATGGTTGTGCCTTTGCTCTTCACACCACCCTCCCGTTTACTGTTGCCTTGAGCCCAAGTCATATCATTAAGGATACTGGGGATTTGGGATGTTGAGAGGAGAGAATGTTGAAAATCACTAACTCAAAAATCCTTTTGGCTGGGGTTAGCAAACTTAATTTTCTTGCTCCTgcaaagggccagacagtaaatatttcctgCTTTTCGGGCCACACCTCTCATCTCTGTCCTTGTAGGGCAAAAGCTGTCACAGACAACATATAAGCAAATGAGTATGCCGCGTGCAAAGAAAACTTCGTTTATGAATACTGAAGTTTGAGTTTCATATGATTTTCATAGGCTATAAGACAGTCTTTTGATTCTGCCCCCCCatccccatttaaaaatataagaactgTTCTTAGCTTGTGGGAAGGTCAAAAGCACATGGCAGGTTGGATCCGGTTTGTGAGCCTAGTTGGCCAACTCTTGCTGCGGGTCAGTCTGAAATCCAGCTTGTCCAGATTCCAAGGGAAAGCTCACGCTTTCCTGCATCTGTGTGCGCTTACTGACTTCTGGTATAAATACCGCCTCCCTGAGCTCCCCAGGTCTCACTCCTCACCCACCTGCATGGCAGCAGAGAGGAGGGCTTGTCTTTCTTTGCATCCTTAGTGCTCAGCACCGTGTCTTGTCTAATTAAAACAAGCTCCTGAATTCCAAAATCTCACATGAAAAGGAAATGAGGTAGCTTATCTAATGCTGGAGGCTTGTTCCAAGAGACTCCAGAGCTGCTTCTGGTAGAGGAGGAGGTCGGGGAAACCCTCACTTTTCAGAGCCAGATCCTTATAGGTGCTACGCTCAGTTTCTTCATGCTATTTCCAAATTTATAATCTCCAGAGGCCAGCTAGGGGTGAAAACCCTCACCTGTCCATTGAAGACAGGGAACATTAAGCTAAAAACGATCCCTCACTGGAATAAaactggtcatttttttttttttaaaggaaaaagaaaattgtaggTAAGGCAGAGCTGTTTTGAATACCCCTGccaaagaggaagacagaaaaggtCCCCTAGAGCAGAGTGCTCTCCAAAACAAATATAACACCTGTCACAAAAGCAAGCTACctatgtaattttgtattttctagtagccacattatgAAAGGTATAAAGAGGTACAactaattttcataatttttatgtatctaAAATGCTAACACTTAGATGTGTAGTCAGCGTAAGAGTTGCTCATGAGATGGTACATAAAAGCATGCAGTTAAAAGCGCATGTGTAATCTAGCTTTGTAGCATGCTTGAATCAAACCAGCCATGTGCGAAGTGTGTGCTAACTGCATACGGCCACTCTCTTAGGCAGCAGAGCCCTGGACATTATAAAACCTTGGGTGCACACAGGCATCATCTGGGAAGCTTTCAAGAACCCCACACCTAGGGGAGACACAGATCATTTAGCTAAATCAGAGTCTCTGGTGACCAGTTCTGGACATCAGTGTATTTAAGCTCCTGAGGAGATTGCCCAGAATGGTAAAAGTTGACAACCACTGACCTAAAACACTGTTCTCTACTCAGGGGCCATTCGGCagtgtctagagacatttttggctgtTGCAAGTGAGGGGAGTGTGCTCCTAGCATCTAATGGGTGGAGGTGCTGGGATGCGAGTCCTGGGgtcccagggatgctgctaaatatcctgcaATGCAAAATATGTCTCCTCACCCAGCCCCAAATGCTATTAGTGCTGCTGATCGAAGGGAAGGTAGGGGTTTGTGAGTGTGTGGAAGGAAACATGAGTGGGAGCTGAAAACCAAACAGAAGGTGTGTAATAATTTAACATCTTGGATGTATACGAGAATGCGATACAAATATACTCCAGGAACAGTCTTAGAAAAGAGAAGGGATGTAGACTGAGGAGGCCGGGGAAGGTATACAATACCTGGACAGAGTGGAAATAGCTAGAATGAGAGATACCACCAGACTTTATGAAGGTCTAGCATTTCAGTTCAGGACAGGGGGCCTCTCCAAGGCTCAATGTTATTCCTATACATGTAAAACCCTGGAGGCTACTCCTCCTTCCTCCTATGACACTGCGTGGGCTCATTTCTACTTACCCCTGAGCTCATCCTTTGCTTTCTCAGACAGATCTGTTCGGTTCATCTTGTCAAAGACCTGGATGGTCACCATCTCTACCCAGTGGCTGGGGCAGTGGTTGGTGAGAATTTCTGCCAGTTGCTTCCCATCAGCC
Encoded proteins:
- the NLRP2 gene encoding LOW QUALITY PROTEIN: NACHT, LRR and PYD domains-containing protein 2 (The sequence of the model RefSeq protein was modified relative to this genomic sequence to represent the inferred CDS: inserted 2 bases in 2 codons; substituted 1 base at 1 genomic stop codon), with amino-acid sequence MVTIQVFDKMNRTDLSEKAKDELRGKQDKYRSIFKEKVQQLWKKNFWPGASENIHTVTQRYETLIPFCNPKILAGPFPHTVXPTGVRKTTLAKKCMLDWTQDNLAQTCPRAFYLSCKVLSRKGTCSFAELLAESAPDLQDALPQVLAQAQKLLFVIDAFEELRVPSGVGALVQDLCGDWRSQRPAPVLLGSLLTRKLLPTATLLVTTRPEALRELRFLVERPLLVEMEGLSERDRRAYFLRHFGGEAQALRAFHLMKSNAALFRMGAAPAVCWMVCTCLRLQMDEGEDPRPTCQTTTSLLLCFLCSRFAPVRGSCPGPHLGAALRALCLLAAEGTWAQTSVFDGHDLRRLGMDESDLRPFLDRSILQKGRDCEGCYCFVHLSVQQFLAAALYVLGSEDHQDVGSPGWNIGGVQRLLSKEEGLKNPHLAPVGRFLFGLANEKRARELGTTFGCPVSTEVKQELLECRIRSAENRPFSSVTDTKEILYCLYESQEELLVKEAMAQVTEVSLHLQDTSDMVRAAFCLKHCENLQKMWLRVEKGMFLENNAAWESEAQADRFQNDQYVFPFWVDLFSVFNSNKNLVFLDIRQSFLSTSSVKLRCEKIDSATHNLQKVVLKNIFPADAYQSFCIVFGGHETLTHLTLQGNDQNDMLPILCEILRHPKCNLQYLRLVTCSATTQQWAHLSSSLKINQSLTCLNLTANELPEESAKLLCTTLKHPRCFLQRLSXVLLENCHLTEACCKELSSALIVNQRLMHLCLAKNALGDGGVKLLCEGLSYPDCQLQMLVLWCCSITNSGCNDLSTLLQQNSSLTHLDLGLNHVGITGLTFLCEXLKKPTCNLKCLWLWGCAITPFTSEILSSALGSNQSLVTLDLGQNSLGYSGIKMLCDTLKLQRSFLWTLSPILVS